From one Nymphalis io chromosome 19, ilAglIoxx1.1, whole genome shotgun sequence genomic stretch:
- the LOC126775869 gene encoding polyglutamine-binding protein 1, translating to MPLPPALAARLAKRGLIRPNTNKDVLSESPQTQVNEEIIAEDYDNKPDEISSKEHFWEGIEGVNVDPIRGHKGCPNKSNIYHECSKFCVKTWKQGKVTPSEKYLELKRKVLELWPLPPGWEEVYDEGTGHCYFWNVHNNIVSWLPPTHPRAVPSECAAHLREERLLREGDESDDSSEASDQEVPQQHYKEKRKEHKERDREMVHHRDKRRHRVRDNDLDPMDPAAYSDIPRGNWTAGLDAHAKTGVDSTASGSLYQMRPYPAPGAILAANAKQISPPPSP from the coding sequence ATGCCGTTACCACCTGCACTTGCTGCTCGTCTAGCAAAACGAGGCTTAATAAGACCAAACACAAACAAGGACGTGTTAAGTGAGTCTCCTCAGACTCAagtaaatgaagaaattattgcAGAAGATTATGATAATAAACCTGATGAAATAAGTTCCAAGGAACATTTTTGGGAAGGAATCGAAGGTGTAAATGTTGATCCTATAAGAGGCCACAAAGGATGTCctaacaaaagtaatatttatcacGAATGTTCAAAATTTTGTGTTAAAACATGGAAACAAGGAAAAGTTACACCGAGTGAAAAATATTTGGAATTAAAGAGAAAAGTATTAGAACTATGGCCATTGCCACCTGGCTGGGAAGAAGTATATGACGAAGGAACTGGTCATTGTTATTTCTGGAATGTTCATAACAACATAGTTTCTTGGTTACCGCCTACACATCCTCGAGCCGTGCCGAGTGAATGTGCTGCCCATTTACGCGAAGAGCGATTATTGAGAGAAGGGGATGAGAGTGATGATAGCAGTGAGGCATCTGATCAAGAGGTACCGCAACAACATTACAAAGAGAAAAGAAAAGAGCATAAAGAGCGAGACAGGGAAATGGTACACCATAGAGACAAAAGGAGACATAGAGTGAGAGACAATGACTTAGACCCAATGGACCCTGCTGCATATTCTGATATTCCTAGAGGCAACTGGACGGCAGGTTTAGACGCTCACGCTAAAACTGGAGTTGATTCGACTGCTTCTGGATCATTATACCAAATGAGGCCTTATCCAGCCCCTGGAGCGATTCTTGCTGCTAATGCTAAGCAAATTTCTCCACCACCTTCTCCATAA